The genome window CCTAAACTTAGATGATTCATCATGACCCTCAAACACTATTGTTTCCTCCTTATGCAAACCTTGAAAAAGAGGCCAATTACAACATAGGTTAGGGTTGTAATGGTATACCGGTATGGCAGTTTACCCTAATATTGATATGCACGATTATCATGCCGTGAATATTTGCTTATTCACGATTTGGGGAGAGGGAATGAAAGCAGATCTCAACTTTGCTGCTGCAAACTTATGTAACTTCATTCCAACTTCattcaaacaaacagagactgGAAGTTATGTTTCCACGTAACCCTGACAACGCGCATGCTTCGGCTTCCATGCATGCTTCCGATGAAACGTCTATGAAACAGTGTCCGTTTCTTAATACCAAGGGTGCTTCTCAATATGCTTCCTCGACTCCTACATCCTACAACCCGGAAACTAATTGAGCTCCGCCATCATGTAGGACATCTCAATTCTTTAATTGCACCGTGAGGAACAAGGAGTTAGGAGGCTTTCTGAGGAGTCATGAGCGAGGATACACAAGTGTATCCTATGCGGAAGTGTTTTATCAACTAAACCTGACGCATGTATAAATCATCTCCCCCTTCACATCCTCACATCATTAAACactagtgctgtgttcaaaatatcgatatgACGAATCATCGTCATGGCCACctgacgatgcgcgcatcgatacAGAACCTTTcgtatcgattcggatgcacttttaaaactaaCGTGACGAATCTCTGTTGATTCATGGTCCATATGGAAAGGACGCAtaataatctgatttcttttaaatagtatgactgcatgtttatagatatattcatagatatagaataatgagagacaaatattatgcctagagtaaggcaccatctttgtaaaactgcttttaaaaaaacataagttaagTACTAACTCTGGGATTTTAAGTATATTTCTATGAGTTACCCCAgaagctaataaatgaatggcaaaaacacaactgttacaacactgcttattcaatgtacaataaccagatggtaataataataaagttactaaattctgaacaaaaatgtaattcaaaatagtcttgtatcgtgatgTGCATCGTATCGGGgcccttgtatcgggatacgtatcatatcgggaaattgttggcgatacacagctctattaaacacacataaatcttcccattaaacattaaattattgtaaatgtagaCTAATTATagacaatatattaaatatttatgtataaaccACCGATCTATGTAAATGATCAGTGGTATAGAcacatatattaattttacagcacttttaagaatgtctttttttaatgtagtaAGTAAGGATATGAACTATAACTCAAGtatgtatttaactttatttgatcaaatatttggggttttaaatgcagttAATTGTTTGATAACAGATAAGAAACGTTATAAACAGAGTAAGAAAAGAGGATATCATTTCACTCAATACTTTGTCTCCTCCGTCCTCTCGTCTTTCCTCGCTTGCATCCTAGAAGGGTGGAGCTAAGATGCGAGGAAAGGAAGCAAGGAAAGGAAACGAGGATGCACAAATAAGAATTGAGAAGCACCCCAAGTACACCAAGTTCGTACTCGCGTCCTTTGTCGTTCGTACTCGCGTCCTTTGTCGTTCGTACTCGCGTCCTTTGTCGTTCGTACTCGCGTCCTTTGTCGTTCGTACTCGCGTCCTTTGTCGTTCGTACTCGCGTCCTTTGTCGTTCGGACTCGCGTCCTTTTTCGTTCGGACTTGCAAGTTCGGACTctgaagaacgaactcctgaggATGCGAGTCCGTTCTATTGCAAATGGAACAGCAGAGTACTTGAGGTTGTCATTTAGTCTAACCAACACGTGCAGTCCTGGCTAttcttatttttgtgttttttaacataatatatcaaatgcaaaaaaactgcatgtttttgttttgaaattatgaaatatgtGGTCAAGGCAACACGTGAATACCCTGTTTAGcttcaatgtatttattacaaaaTAAGGTCGTTTGTACAACATGAAAAAAACATCCAGTTAAAGTAAAGCGCAGTAATTTGCTACAGTGTTAAGATTATATAGAAAATATATGTGATTTAAGTCATGAAACTTGACTTTAGTATCCGtatataagaataataaaaaaactgactttatatgaataataaagagaaataaattgATGAGACAAAAAAGTGCCAGTTAGATATATCCAAAGGGAATATTTAATGTTTGCGTTTCGACTGAAGTTTTTCTGTTGACGATaaagttatgttttgcaggtccatactggaaaaaacacacacaaacataccactcagaaacgtcaaTTTCCAATCTCAAAAAAAAGAATTGGTTGTTCCTCAAAttctgtatcttcgtctgatacaggcttAAACATACTCAAGGTCTGTTTGCTTTGAGAGCTACTGACTGACACTTCCAattccaaataaggtaataacagaccatttcattctgggGACACATCCTAAGGTTGTTAATGGACACGTAAAACCGTTACTGGATAATTGTTTTACTTAATAAAGTCACATCCCttttatgtagatatcagagaacaatttaacagattgtATCAATgtattctttggcacctttaaaaaaatacaaatattagcATTTGAAAAAAGTAGGAAAAAGTACACCCAATGTTCCTGCAATTACATAATCAACCATGTGAGAACATATCAAAATACAGCAAAACAACACTGCACTGCACACAGTAGGTTTTTGTATTGCTGCACACTGAACCTTTCTTCCCTCTGGCTCTTAGATCGTACGATGGATGTGGAGATGGAGTGTTTGTCCTGTGAATGCAAGTGGAGGTCATATGTCCTACTCTACACGACAGGAGTCTTATCAAACGAGACCATCCCAAGCGGATCAGGTCACACACCCGCCTGGGGTCAAGCTGTCTGTGAACTCTTTGCTCGAAATGGGCTTTTCAGAAATTCAAGCTGAGGAGATGCATGAAAGCGTTTTGAAGAGCCGCGGGAAACATGTTCCATCGATCCTGACAGCACTGTTAGTCTTGGGCCTAAATCCCTCCAGCATCCTCAAAATAATGCAGAAATGTCCCGAGGTGCATTCACTTAAAGGCGAAGAGATACAGCAGCGCGTCAATCATCTCAGGAAAATGGGATTGGTAGAAGGTGATGTGTCATGCTTACAgatttattataattaataatCACAAAACTGTGAAGGACTTTCTCGATCTACTAAATACTTACATGAATGGCTAATCTTTatgcaactaaatgaaaatataaagcATGTTTTCTTTCTGTATACTTGATAATGCTGTAAcgttttgttgttttataacCGTCTGCAGTCCCAGATGTGTGTAATTTAAAGTCTTCTGACCTGTCCACAGGCAGTCTGCAAAGGGTGATCAGCCACTACCCCAAGATCATGGCCCTGCCAATCAAGAGGGTCAACATGGTGTCCCGATTGCTCAGAGAGAAGTGCCAGTTCACCGTCCAGCAGGTCACAGATATCCTCAGAGACTCACCTGAGGTTGTGGAGGAAGACTTGGCACGGTTGGAGTACAAATTTCAGGTAGCGTTACTGTGTAGTGTGCAGAATGTGGATATTTCATAATGCCTGAACACTAGCTACATTTACATGGACACCATTTGCATCAATCGGAAGGAAATCATTCTGATTGATAAATCCTACCATAGCGTTTACGtgaacacttaataatgtgatcggattgGTATGCGTGTTTATAGACCCTTTGCAAACACGTGACCTAGACCACCTGACGACGCCATGCTGGACGGCAAAATCACTGACGCACTAGGTTGATTAGTAATAGACGAGCGGGatttttgattagttttaaacagtttaaatatatattacactaaaataCATGGCTTcttatattaaagggatagttcggccaaaaacgatattaaacccatgatttactcacccccaagctgtccgagttacatatgtccatcgtttttcagacaaacacattttcggatattttagaaaatattttagatatttctgttcattaaatgtaatgttgcggggtccaggaatagtccacgaccttcaagtccaaaaaagtgcgtccatccttcacaaattaaatccaaacggctccaggatgataaacaaaggtcttctgtgggtaatccgtgatgtgttgttgtagaaatatccatatttaaaatgttattaactttataaactagcttccggtagcgccgccattttggagtgatgcgcattcaggatgagagcttacgcagcgtacagagtttctctgctgctgctcggtgcccccgccctccgaatttgtcatacgtcactaagaaaagtgcgtacactacgctaatcctctctcctgagtctaagatggcggcgctaccggaagctagtttataaagttaataacattttaaatatggatatttctacaacaacaccacacggattacccacagaagacctttgtttatcatcctggagccgtttggatttaatttgtgaaggatggacgtacttttttggacttgaaggtcgtggactattcctggaccccgcaacattacatttaatgaacagaaatatctaaaatattttctaaaatatccgaaaatgtgtttgtctgaaaaacgatggacatatgcaactcggacagcttgggggtgagtaaatcatgggtttaatatcgtttttggccgaactatccctttaaggaagtTGTTGTGCCGTTATCGGTCGAGGTAGGGCATTTGGTAGGTCCTCACAAAAAGCGCTATTTAGAGAAGTTAGAGATAGCGGGACTGGATACCGACCCTTACCTTCTTCCTCCTTCAATTTTCACGGACCTCATTAAACGCAGAGTCTGCCCGACTTCAGCCCGCATGATTTGTACCACTATGTGGTAAACGGGATCCCATACACTGGTGCTGATCTTAAGGCTTTTAAAAGTCTGAAGAGCTGCCAACTTCTGAGTTCAGCTTggagtgagatttttttttgagggggggggggggttgtggtaatattgttcattattaagtCCTACTAGtctttactattattttatacacttctattatgctttccttctgataaaagtgccaaaaaagttccgttaaaatctaatgaataggctactggtctctgtaaaatgtataactgcAGATAACAGCAGCTTTGATTCAGTTTATCCACTGAGAAAGAGAAGCGTAAAGTGATGATTTATGATTGGTGATAGAGGGACTGTcacaatcaaataaaccaaattagtagtttaatattaaactaaagcaacagataatgtgtatgtcaagaccatataattatatttcgtatatattattgtttatagatgtcaaatatcaattgactttttttctcttttattaaaacctgtcaccgcaaacatcacgcaggcttgtactgcttgcaaacatgcacacgcgagtgatggttgattaaaattgctgttttctgagggtatctgcgtgcgtggaatccgggcaggtctctgcttttcatccagaccttgacgctttgtgtgttcgactggtgcggagctgactgatcggcgtatgacatcagagtaacgcgagagcaaaggtatggcggacccttttgtaacatttcgacttgctctcgcggtactctgatgtcctcgctgccgaacttcctgcgcagcgccacataaagtgaaatgctctttgactctttgcagcaaagcaccagcaacatgagaaggtggcacgcaaaagacagtgaaggtacgctaaaatataaaagtgtcagTACTGCGAGCACTGGTTTAGCTACTTACATCGTGAAAATGGATGTGTGGCGTGAGAATGGGGGTCAATTGTGGgtctcacggtgaatgcgtAAGAGTTGGCAGCTATGAAATGTATGGTGTCACTGCAGCATTAAACAATAccattcatgtaaaaaataatgtatttatgccACTTTTCTGTAATGGTAGGTGCATCATAGCAACACGAAATAACCATTTAATGACCCTAACGAACACAAACACGTACTTTTTCGGCTTGCCGTCCGTCTACAACATAGCACTTCCGCCGTCCATCATGGTGTCCATAATTCGCGCGAGTAGagcgtgacgtcacgtgcaaggGGTCTATATAGATGGaaatcagtcatgtgacctttacgtcatgccgccatcttgaggACCTACCGAGTACCACCAAACcactgacaagcattggctagcttgctacgatttacagatttcttatcttttcctgtctatgattcttacggATACATATGGTCATCTCTGCCAGACATTAAGAATCGATTTCcgaatgcga of Misgurnus anguillicaudatus chromosome 2, ASM2758022v2, whole genome shotgun sequence contains these proteins:
- the mterf4 gene encoding transcription termination factor 4, mitochondrial, with the protein product MVTHACQRQIVRWMWRWSVCPVNASGGHMSYSTRQESYQTRPSQADQVTHPPGVKLSVNSLLEMGFSEIQAEEMHESVLKSRGKHVPSILTALLVLGLNPSSILKIMQKCPEVHSLKGEEIQQRVNHLRKMGLVEGSLQRVISHYPKIMALPIKRVNMVSRLLREKCQFTVQQVTDILRDSPEVVEEDLARLEYKFQYAYFRMGVRQAEMVKAKLFRLTLSELRCRHCFLERRGMYQTPDKKGQTLILNPSLKDFLCVSEETYLTQVAKATAEEFHVFCKLMEREQEEEFINDEVDGLSEDDDDDEDDDDDEKHKRRHNWRTGYKRDKK